A stretch of Enterobacter cloacae complex sp. ECNIH7 DNA encodes these proteins:
- the katE gene encoding catalase HPII, with product MSNKDKTHQSPIHGTEESQPGMDSLAPADGSHRPSPGPSAPGEQPTAPGSMKLPDTGNEKLKSLEPHRKGGEGFALTTNQGVRIADDQNSLRAGARGPTLLEDFILREKITHFDHERIPERIVHARGSAAHGYFQPYKSLKDITKADFLSDPDKITPVFVRFSTVQGGAGSADTVRDIRGFATKFYTEEGIFDLVGNNTPVFFIQDAHKFPDFVHAVKPEPHWAIPQGQSAHDTFWDYVSLQPETLHNVMWAMSDRGIPRSYRTMEGFGIHTFRLINAEGKATFVRFHWKPVAGKASLVWDEAQKLTGRDPDFHRRELWESIEAGDFPEYELGLQLIPEEDEFKFDFDLLDPTKLIPEELVPVQLVGKMVLNRNPDNFFAENEQAAFHPGHIVPGLDFTNDPLLQGRLFSYTDTQISRLGGPNFHEIPINRPTCPYHNFQRDGMHRQDIDTNPANYEPNSINDNWPRETPPGPKRGGFESYQERIDGNKIRERSPSFGEYYAHPRLFWNSQTPIEQQHIIGGFSFELSKVVRTYIRERVVDQLARIDIQLAQSVADNLGITLTDEQRNIAPPKEVNGVKKDPSLSLYAVPGGSIKGRVVAILLNDKTRARDVLGIMQALKTQGVHAKLLYSRMGEVTADDGSVLPVAATFAGAPSLTVDAVIVPCGDIDSLLTNGDAVYYLLEAYKHLKPIALSGDARRFKAQLKVADQGEDGIVEGDNVDDAFMTKLFDLLAAHRVWSRSSKIDQIPA from the coding sequence ATGTCGAACAAAGATAAAACACATCAATCACCGATTCATGGCACTGAAGAATCTCAACCGGGTATGGACTCTCTCGCCCCTGCTGACGGCTCTCATCGCCCCTCCCCTGGCCCCTCCGCACCGGGCGAACAGCCTACCGCACCGGGAAGCATGAAATTGCCGGACACGGGAAACGAGAAGCTGAAATCGCTTGAGCCGCACCGTAAAGGCGGCGAAGGCTTTGCGCTCACCACCAATCAGGGCGTGCGGATTGCTGACGATCAGAACTCCCTTCGCGCAGGCGCGCGCGGGCCAACCCTGCTGGAAGACTTTATCCTGCGGGAAAAAATCACCCATTTCGACCATGAGCGAATTCCGGAACGCATCGTCCACGCGCGAGGTTCCGCTGCGCACGGCTACTTCCAGCCCTACAAGAGTCTGAAAGACATCACCAAAGCGGACTTCCTCTCTGACCCGGATAAAATTACCCCAGTGTTTGTGCGCTTCTCCACCGTGCAGGGCGGCGCAGGTTCGGCAGATACGGTTCGGGATATCCGCGGCTTTGCCACCAAGTTTTATACCGAAGAGGGTATTTTCGATCTGGTGGGCAATAACACCCCGGTGTTCTTCATTCAGGACGCGCATAAATTTCCTGACTTTGTCCATGCGGTAAAACCGGAGCCCCACTGGGCCATACCGCAGGGACAAAGTGCGCACGACACCTTCTGGGACTACGTCTCACTGCAGCCTGAAACCTTACACAACGTGATGTGGGCGATGTCAGACCGCGGCATTCCGCGCAGCTATCGCACGATGGAAGGGTTTGGTATCCATACCTTCCGTCTGATCAATGCCGAGGGCAAAGCCACGTTTGTGCGCTTCCACTGGAAGCCGGTGGCGGGCAAAGCCTCGCTGGTGTGGGACGAGGCGCAGAAGCTGACCGGGCGCGACCCGGACTTCCATCGCCGCGAGCTGTGGGAGTCCATTGAAGCGGGCGACTTCCCGGAGTACGAGCTGGGCCTGCAGCTCATACCGGAAGAGGACGAATTTAAGTTCGATTTCGACCTGCTTGACCCGACGAAGCTAATCCCGGAGGAACTGGTGCCGGTTCAGCTGGTGGGTAAAATGGTGCTCAACCGCAACCCGGATAACTTCTTCGCCGAAAACGAGCAGGCCGCGTTTCACCCGGGCCATATCGTGCCGGGTCTGGACTTCACCAACGATCCGCTCCTGCAGGGACGGTTGTTCTCGTACACCGATACGCAGATCAGCCGTCTTGGCGGGCCGAACTTCCACGAAATCCCGATTAACCGCCCAACCTGCCCGTACCACAACTTCCAGCGCGACGGGATGCACCGTCAGGATATTGATACCAACCCGGCGAACTATGAGCCGAACTCTATCAACGATAACTGGCCGCGCGAAACGCCGCCGGGGCCGAAACGCGGTGGATTCGAATCGTATCAGGAGCGTATCGATGGCAATAAAATTCGCGAGCGCAGCCCGTCGTTCGGCGAGTATTACGCCCACCCTCGCCTGTTCTGGAACAGCCAGACGCCGATTGAGCAGCAGCACATTATCGGCGGCTTCAGCTTTGAGCTGAGCAAAGTGGTGCGTACCTACATCCGCGAGCGTGTGGTCGATCAGCTGGCGCGCATTGATATTCAGCTCGCCCAGAGCGTTGCGGATAACCTGGGCATTACGCTGACCGATGAGCAGCGCAACATTGCACCGCCGAAAGAGGTTAACGGCGTGAAGAAAGATCCGTCGCTGAGCCTGTATGCCGTGCCGGGTGGGTCGATTAAAGGCCGCGTGGTCGCCATCCTGCTGAACGACAAAACCCGCGCCAGAGACGTGCTGGGGATTATGCAGGCGCTGAAGACCCAGGGCGTGCATGCGAAACTGCTTTATTCCCGCATGGGGGAAGTGACCGCCGATGACGGCTCCGTGCTGCCGGTGGCGGCAACCTTTGCCGGGGCGCCATCGCTGACCGTTGATGCGGTGATTGTGCCGTGCGGGGATATAGACAGCCTGCTGACCAACGGTGACGCCGTGTATTATCTGCTCGAAGCCTACAAGCACCTGAAACCGATCGCGCTGTCCGGCGACGCGCGACGGTTTAAGGCGCAGCTGAAGGTGGCCGATCAGGGTGAGGACGGCATTGTCGAGGGAGACAACGTTGACGATGCCTTTATGACGAAGCTGTTTGATTTGCTCGCCGCGCACCGCGTCTGGTCGCGCAGCAGTAAGATCGATCAGATTCCGGCGTAA
- the cedA gene encoding cell division activator CedA, translated as MNQPLMKPLRQQNRQVISYVPRVEPAPPDHALKVEGFRDVWQLRGKYVAFVLIGEHFRRSPTFTVPESAQRWAMQIRQDEEVEE; from the coding sequence GTGAACCAGCCGCTTATGAAACCTCTTCGTCAACAAAACCGCCAGGTTATTAGCTATGTGCCCCGTGTTGAGCCCGCGCCGCCAGACCATGCCCTGAAAGTGGAGGGTTTTCGCGATGTCTGGCAGCTTCGGGGGAAATACGTGGCCTTCGTGCTGATCGGCGAACATTTCCGCCGCTCGCCCACGTTTACGGTGCCGGAGTCAGCGCAGCGGTGGGCGATGCAGATCCGCCAGGATGAAGAGGTCGAAGAATAA
- the tcyP gene encoding cystine/sulfocysteine:cation symporter codes for MNFPLIANVVVFVVLLLLLAQARHKQWSLAKKVLVGLAMGVVFGLALQAIYGSDNPVLKDSIQWFNIVGNGYVQLLQMIVMPLVFASILSAVARLHNATQLGKISFLTIGTLLFTTLIAALVGVLVTNLFGLTAEGLVQGTAETARLTAIQTNYVGKVADLTVPQMVLSFIPKNPFADLTGASPTSIISVVIFAAFLGVAALKLLKDDAPKGERVLTAIDTLQSWVMKLVRLVMQLTPYGVLALMTKVVAGSNLQDIIKLGSFVVASYLGLGIMFVVHGILLGVNGVSPLKYFRKVWPVLTFAFTSRSSAASIPLNVEAQTRRLGVPESIASFSASFGATIGQNGCAGLYPAMLAVMVAPTVGINPLDPVWIATLVGIVTVSSAGVAGVGGGATFAALIVLPALGLPVTLVALLISVEPLIDMGRTALNVSGSMTAGTLTSQWLKQTDKAILESEDDAELAHR; via the coding sequence ATGAATTTTCCACTCATCGCGAACGTCGTTGTGTTCGTTGTATTGCTATTGCTTCTTGCGCAGGCGCGCCACAAACAGTGGAGCCTGGCGAAAAAAGTGCTGGTTGGTCTGGCCATGGGTGTCGTATTTGGTCTGGCATTACAGGCAATTTATGGCTCCGATAATCCAGTTCTGAAAGATTCCATTCAGTGGTTCAACATCGTCGGTAACGGCTATGTTCAGCTGCTGCAGATGATCGTTATGCCGCTGGTGTTCGCCTCTATTCTGAGCGCCGTTGCTCGCCTGCATAACGCGACTCAGCTGGGAAAAATCAGCTTCCTGACCATTGGTACGCTGCTGTTCACCACGCTGATTGCCGCGCTGGTGGGTGTGCTGGTCACCAACCTGTTTGGCCTGACCGCAGAAGGCCTGGTTCAGGGTACCGCTGAAACGGCGCGTCTTACCGCGATTCAAACCAACTATGTTGGTAAAGTGGCTGACCTGACCGTGCCGCAGATGGTGCTCTCCTTCATTCCGAAGAACCCGTTTGCTGACCTGACCGGTGCGAGCCCAACCTCGATCATCAGCGTGGTTATTTTCGCCGCGTTCCTGGGCGTAGCGGCGCTGAAGCTGCTGAAAGACGACGCGCCTAAAGGCGAACGCGTGCTGACCGCGATCGACACCCTGCAAAGCTGGGTGATGAAGCTGGTGCGTCTGGTGATGCAGCTGACGCCTTACGGCGTGCTGGCGCTGATGACCAAAGTGGTTGCCGGCTCTAACCTGCAGGACATCATCAAGCTGGGCAGCTTCGTTGTCGCCTCTTATCTGGGCCTGGGCATTATGTTCGTGGTGCACGGCATCCTGCTGGGCGTAAACGGCGTCAGCCCGCTGAAATACTTCCGTAAAGTCTGGCCGGTACTGACCTTTGCCTTCACCAGCCGTTCCAGCGCCGCGTCTATTCCGCTGAACGTTGAAGCGCAAACCCGTCGTCTGGGCGTGCCTGAATCCATCGCCAGCTTCTCTGCCTCCTTTGGTGCCACCATTGGTCAGAACGGCTGTGCGGGTCTGTACCCGGCGATGCTGGCGGTGATGGTTGCCCCTACCGTTGGGATTAACCCGCTGGATCCGGTCTGGATCGCCACGCTGGTCGGGATTGTTACCGTAAGCTCCGCAGGCGTTGCGGGCGTTGGCGGTGGCGCAACCTTCGCCGCGCTGATTGTGCTGCCCGCGCTGGGTCTGCCCGTGACGCTGGTCGCGCTGCTGATCTCCGTTGAGCCGCTGATCGACATGGGCCGTACCGCGCTGAACGTAAGCGGCTCCATGACCGCCGGTACGCTGACCAGCCAGTGGCTGAAGCAGACCGACAAAGCGATTCTGGAAAGTGAAGACGACGCCGAGCTGGCGCATCGTTAA
- a CDS encoding metal-dependent hydrolase: protein MTAEGHLLFSIACAVFAKNAELTPVLAQGDWWHIVPSAVLTCLLPDIDHPKSFLGQRLKWVSKPIARAFGHRGFTHSLLAVFGLLTLFYLKVPESWIVPADAIQGMVLGYLSHILADMLTPAGVPLLWPCRWRFRFPILAPQKGNQLERVLCMALFAYAVWMPQTLPENSAVRWSSQMINSLQFQFNRFIHHQIEQ, encoded by the coding sequence ATGACGGCGGAAGGCCACCTGCTTTTTTCTATTGCGTGCGCGGTATTTGCCAAAAACGCTGAACTCACCCCCGTGCTGGCACAGGGGGACTGGTGGCATATTGTCCCTTCTGCCGTATTGACCTGCCTGCTGCCCGACATTGACCATCCCAAATCTTTCCTCGGACAACGCCTGAAGTGGGTATCGAAACCCATCGCCCGCGCGTTCGGCCACCGGGGGTTTACGCACAGCCTGCTGGCCGTGTTTGGCCTGCTGACGCTTTTCTATTTGAAGGTGCCCGAAAGCTGGATAGTCCCCGCCGATGCCATCCAGGGCATGGTGCTGGGCTATTTAAGCCATATTCTCGCCGATATGCTGACGCCTGCGGGCGTACCGCTTCTTTGGCCCTGCCGCTGGCGTTTCCGTTTTCCGATCCTCGCACCGCAGAAAGGCAACCAGCTTGAGCGCGTATTGTGCATGGCGCTGTTTGCTTACGCCGTCTGGATGCCGCAAACCTTGCCCGAAAACAGTGCAGTTCGCTGGTCATCCCAGATGATTAATTCGCTGCAATTTCAGTTCAATCGCTTTATTCATCACCAGATTGAACAGTAA
- the hxpB gene encoding hexitol phosphatase HxpB, producing MSTPRQILAAIFDMDGLLIDSEPLWDRAELEVMASLGVDISRRNELPDTLGLRIDMVVDLWFAQQPWVGPNRDEVTARIISRAISLVEENRPLLPGVREAVALCKAQGLKVGLASASPLHMLEKVLTMFELRDSFDALASAEKLPYSKPHPQVYLDCAAKLGLDPLNCVALEDSVNGMVASKAARMRAIVVPAEEGRHDPRFALADVKLNSLAELRAHHLQGG from the coding sequence ATGTCGACACCGCGCCAAATTCTTGCCGCAATTTTTGACATGGATGGATTACTGATCGATTCCGAACCGCTGTGGGATCGCGCCGAACTGGAAGTTATGGCCAGCCTCGGCGTGGATATCAGCCGCCGTAATGAACTTCCCGATACCCTGGGCCTGCGCATCGATATGGTGGTTGACCTGTGGTTTGCCCAACAGCCTTGGGTAGGTCCCAATCGCGATGAGGTGACCGCACGCATTATCAGCCGCGCCATTTCTCTGGTGGAAGAGAACCGGCCGCTGCTGCCCGGCGTACGTGAGGCCGTCGCGCTGTGTAAAGCCCAGGGGCTGAAGGTCGGACTGGCCTCGGCTTCACCGCTGCACATGCTGGAAAAAGTGCTGACGATGTTTGAACTGCGCGACAGTTTCGACGCGCTGGCGTCCGCTGAAAAATTGCCTTACAGCAAGCCGCACCCGCAGGTCTATCTGGACTGCGCCGCTAAGCTCGGCCTGGATCCCCTCAACTGCGTTGCGCTGGAAGATTCCGTTAACGGTATGGTGGCGTCGAAGGCTGCACGGATGCGCGCCATTGTGGTGCCCGCAGAAGAAGGCCGTCACGACCCCCGGTTTGCCCTTGCCGACGTGAAGCTTAACTCACTGGCAGAACTCAGGGCGCATCACCTGCAGGGCGGTTAA